In Camelus bactrianus isolate YW-2024 breed Bactrian camel chromosome 10, ASM4877302v1, whole genome shotgun sequence, a genomic segment contains:
- the LOC105070977 gene encoding olfactory receptor 5B3-like, with translation MRNSTEVTEFILLGLTNDPELQVPLFIMFMLIYLITLIVNLGIIMLIALDSRLHTPMYFFLSNLSLVDFCYSSAVTPTVMAGFISGDKVISYNACAAQMFFFVAFATVENYLLASMAYDRYTAVCKPMHYTTAMTTGVCACLATGSYVCGFLNACIHVGDTFSLSFCSSNVVHHFFCDVPAVMVLSCSDRHVSELVLVYVVSFNILFALLVIWISYIFIFITILKMHSSARYQKALSTCASHFTAVSIFYGTIIFMYSQPSSSHSMDTDKMASVFYAMIIPMLNPVVYSLRNKEVNRAFIKVVLEAKLFLLGL, from the coding sequence ATGAGGAACAGTACAGAAGTGACAGAGTTCATTCTCCTGGGACTAACCAATGACCCAGAACTGCAGGTTCCCCTCTTTATAATGTTCATGCTCATCTACCTCATCACTCTCATTGTGAATTTGGGGATTATTATGTTGATTGCATTGGACTCTCGTCTCCACActcccatgtactttttcctcaGTAACTTATCTCTGGTGGATTTTTGTTACTCCTCAGCTGTCACTCCCACAGTCATGGCTGGTTTCATCTCAGGAGACAAAGTCATCTCCTACAATGCATGTGCTGCTCAGATGTTCTTTTTTGTAGCCTTTGCCACTGTAGAAAATTACCTCTTGGCCTCAATGGCTTATGACCGCTATACAGCAGTGTGTAAACCCATGCATTACACCACCGCCATGACAACAGGTGTGTGTGCTTGTCTGGCCACAGGCTCCTATGTCTGTGGTTTCCTGAATGCCTGCATCCACGTTGGAGATACGTTCAGTCTCTCTTTCTGTAGTTCCAACGTGGTCCATCACTTTTTCTGCGATGTTCCAGCAGTCATGGTTCTCTCTTGCTCAGACAGACACGTTAGTGAGCTGGTTCTTGTTTATGTAGTAAGCTTCAACATCTTATTTGCTCTTCTGGTTATCTGGATATCCTACATATTCATATTTATCACCATCCTAAAGATGCACTCCTCTGCAAGATATCAGAAGGCTTTATCCACCTGTGCTTCCCACTTCACTGCAGTCTCCATCTTCTATGGAACTATTATCTTCATGTACTCACAGCCCAGCTCCAGCCATTCCATGGACACAGACAAGATGGCATCCGTGTTCTATGCTATGATCATCCCCATGTTAAACCCTGTGGTTTATAGCTTGAGGAACAAGGAAGTCAACAGAGCATTTATAAAGGTTGTTTTAGAggcaaaattgtttttattaGGATTATGA